The proteins below are encoded in one region of Silene latifolia isolate original U9 population chromosome 2, ASM4854445v1, whole genome shotgun sequence:
- the LOC141642676 gene encoding F-box/FBD/LRR-repeat protein At4g26340-like, producing the protein MKLSSRKRNRCSEVDVGRDRLSEMPDRVIVHILCCLPTFDAVRTVLLRRFGNLWTLVPTLKFDFEEFLNNYQGNNDCFRQFKIFIRNVLMLHKRLSIDTFHLSLCPREIFESKDVDDVKIWLRFALGREAKEIKFYTFICDVSFLPNFTSQSLVTLELRGFRIDPQQVTLGSLKKLSLDSVDICEEAFQQFISGCPSLQELRIVNPCEIKKLSFTAPNIDKLSLVHEYEYEYYVENKLLLLDIPNLKSLVLNVCSLPVIIDVSSVRDLHIEDFFSDRYFSDDDDDEYNTMLKMFLGKFKDVEVFRLSRDAAVQFLDAIPCLCLSQNRWKCVVLELDAFSEDYFLGIYQLMRSLKDLEELLIYSKYWKDEAGTVLVPEEFSSPCVMPKLKSVTFHVCAKPWDRWLQLVQFVLRSAACLDKLVIIPCSNYYRLTTAEELEFVERVSSFHWSSPNASVLFL; encoded by the exons GTTCCGAGGTTGATGTGGGTCGTGATAGACTCAGTGAAATGCCAGATCGAGTTATTGTCCACATCCTTTGTTGTTTGCCCACTTTTGATGCTGTTAGAACCGTCTTGCTTCGTCGTTTTGGAAACCTTTGGACTTTGGTTCCTACTCTTAAGTTTGACTTTGAAGAATTCCTTAATAATTATCAAGGGAATAACGATTGCTTTCGGCAGTTCAAAATTTTCATCCGCAATGTATTGATGCTTCACAAAAGACTCTCAATTGATACATTTCATCTTTCTCTTTGTCCCCGCGAGATTTTCGAAAGCAAGGATGTTGATGATGTAAAAATTTGGTTGAGGTTTGCGTTGGGTAGAGAAGCCAAGGAAATTAAATTTTATACTTTTATATGTGATGTTTCGTTCCTTCCTAATTTCACAAGTCAATCTCTTGTTACACTTGAACTCCGTGGTTTCAGAATTGATCCCCAGCAAGTCACCTTGGGCTCTCTAAAGAAGTTATCGCTTGACTCTGTCGATATATGTGAGGAAGCATTCCAACAATTTATATCTGGATGCCCTTCCTTACAAGAACTCCGAATTGTGAATCCTTGTGAGATAAAGAAGCTGAGTTTCACTGCTCCAAACATTGATAAATTATCTCTTGTTCATGAGTATGAGTATGAATATTACGTGGAGAATAAACTCTTGTTGCTTGATATCCCCAACCTTAAAAGTTTGGTTCTGAATGTATGCTCCTTACCAGTCATCATTGATGTTTCTTCTGTTCGTGATTTGCACATTGAAGATTTTTTCAGTGATAGATATTTTtctgacgatgatgatgatgaatataATACAATGCTTAAAATGTTTTTGGGGAAGTTTAAAGATGTTGAAGTTTTCCGACTGTCACGTGATGCTGCAGTG CAATTCCTCGACGCAATCCCATGTTTGTGTCTTTCACAAAATAGATGGAAGTGTGTGGTTTTGGAATTGGATGCGTTTTCTGAAGACTATTTCTTAGGCATTTATCAGTTAATGAGAAGTTTAAAAGACTTGGAAGAACTCCTTATTTACTCAAAG TATTGGAAGGATGAAGCCGGTACTGTTTTGGTCCCTGAAGAGTTTTCATCTCCTTGCGTGATGCCTAAACTTAAGAGTGTCACTTTCCATGTCTGTGCGAAACCTTGGGATCGTTGGCTTCAACTAGTTCAATTTGTGCTCAGAAGTGCGGCTTGCTTGGACAAGTTGGTAATAATTCCTTGCAGCAATTATTATCGATTAACAACAGCAGAGGAGCTTGAATTCGTTGAACGTGTGTCAAGTTTTCATTGGTCCTCACCAAATGCCAGTGTACTCTTTCTTTAA